From Campylobacter concisus:
ATAAACAAAATATTGAGCTTGCAGAACCGGAAATACAAAGCACTATAAATAAGGTTTTTAAGTTTTTATAGTTTTCTGATTCAAGCAATAAGGTATTAAAATATCAATTTGCATAAAAATATAATTTTCTATCTTACCTTATTAAAGAAATTGAAAATATAAGAAATGATCTTGATATTGCCACAAAATTAGCGCTTCAAATCAAAGGTCTTTTGTTAAAAGATTCAAGACTAATAGAAAATAATATCAATGACTCTAGGTTTGCTTATTTTATATGCACTTATGGATGGCTATGAGTAGAATATGCACTTATTATTTTTATTGTTAAAAGATAAAATATAATAAATAAGGCACTTATAAGTGTTTTTATGGAAGATATTTATAACAATCTGTGATAGAAATTAGTTATGGAGGAAATAAAATGACAAAATATGAAACATTGGTTCAAATATTAGATGAATTAAGAAAAGAGGCGCCAAAGGAATATAGATCTTACTATCCAGAAGATATAGATATTGAAGGGTTGAATAAAGCAAGATCAAAATCATTCATTCATTTATTTTTAAAAGGTATGTACGGAATAGAAAATTTTATAGATAGAGAAAATTTTATTACTGATGCTTCTTATGATGGAGGTATAGATGCATATTATATAGATGAAGATTCGAAGGAGATAATCTTTATTCAATCCAAGTTTAGAACCACTCGAAACAATTTCGAAAATAAAGAAATAGATTATGAAGAGTTACTTTCAATGGATGTAGATAGAGTAATTGATGGTGAGAAAACGGATGAAGATGGTAATTCTTATAATGGTAAAATTTTAAAAATGCAAGAAGTGATTCAGGGTATTGATGATATAGGAAGGTATAAATATAGAGTGATAATTCTAGCAAACTTAAAAGAAAAGAAAAGCAAGTATATAAAAAAACTGACAGGTGGATTTCATGGGGATGTATTTGATTTCCAAAAGTGCTATAATGAATTGGTTTTTCCGATAGTGTCTGGTTGTTTCTTTAATGCAGAAGAAATTAGGATTAACTTATCTCTTGTAAATAAGGAAGGAAATGAAGGGAGAATAGGCTATACGGTAAATACGGAACTGAGTGATTGCAAAATTATGGTTACATTCGTTCCGCTCATTGAAATTGCCAAAATATTGCATAAGTATAAAAATTCAGTTTTAAAATATAATCCGAGGTGTTTTCTAGGGTTGAAAAATAATCAAGTCAATCCACAAATTGCTGATACAGTAAAAAATAAATCAACTAACGAGTTTGCATTATTTAATAATGGTATAACTATTTTGTCCGACGATACACAAATAAATTCACAAGTAGCTAAAAAGGATAAAGCTCAACTTATCATAATGAATCCTCAAATAATTAATGGAGGACAAACTGCGTTTACGCTGTCCTCTTTATATGAGGAATGTATTCAAAATAATAACTACACAATATTTAATGATAAGGAGGTGTTGGTAAAAATAGTTACTTTTATTGAAGATGGTAAAAATAATGGAAATACCGAAGAAACAAAACAGAAAAAACTAAAGTTAATTGAAAATTTGTCCCATGCTACAAATGAACAGTCTGTTGTAAGCGAGATGGATCGTAGATCAAATGAAGTTATATTGGTAAACTATCAACAGAATATTTATCGTGATTTTGGTTTATTTTTAAATAGAAAGCAAGGTGAGTTCTATGAAGGAATAAATAAAAAATATATTTTAAAGAAACAAATAATTGATCTTTCAAATTTTATGAGAATTGCTATAAGTATAAGTGGCGATGCAAAAAAAGCAAGGCAGAGTAGTGATACAGTATTATTCAGAGAAAATAATTTTAAATACTATCTTAAGGCAGAGAGTGATTATAAAAAATATGTGTATGGATATTATTGCTACCAATATTTATTAGACACTGAAAAGAAAGAAAAAAATTATGGAATGGATAAATATGGAAATGCTTTGCGTTATGGAAAATACGCAGTTATTGGCATAGTAAGCCGTAGTTTTGATAAAATTTTAGATATAAAAGAATATAAATCTGTTATTGAAGAAAAAACAAACTCAATTCTTGAAAAATGGCTTAGTTTTGAAAATGAAATTACAAAAAAACAATCAAACAAAGATTATTTTTACAAGTATCAGGAGGGCAAGGATGTAAAGTTTGTATATAATTTTGATGGGTATTATAAAGGTAGGACTATTAATAAAGATTTAGAAGATTTTAAATTTGACATATAAATTTCAATAGTAGCTCTTTTGCGATTAGAGCTGAAACCGGCACCAGAACTGATAAAAGTCTAAAAATAAACTTAGGTCGGACAAACTTTACGGTATTCTGCAAATGAATAATATGCAAACTAAATACTTTTGAATATAACAACTATAGTATAGCAATAAGAGCAGCAGTAAAATTTGGGCGCTTTTGCGCCTAATTTTTGTTGGAAATGGCTCAAATTTGATAAAAATAGATAATCCTTATCAACAAATCATCCAAAAATTTTTACTACAATGACGTGTAAAATTTACGAAAGGAAGAAAAATGAGTAAAATTTACAATCTAAACGCCGACACGAAAGTCGTCGCAAAAAGCGTTGTTAGCAAGAGAATTTTTGATTGCGAGAACGCTCATGTCGATGTATTTGCTTTTGATACGGGCGAGGAACTAGATCATGAGATGCTGTTTTGTGACAGCCTCGCATGGGTTGTGGAGGGCGGCGCTAGCCTATACTACGGCGAAAAGCAGATGCATATAGGCAATGAGCAAGCTTGCCTGATAGAGAAAAAAGTGTGGCGCAAGCTAGTTTTTAACGAACCAACGAAATATATTTCAATTGATTTTAAGGAGGATTTAATGATAGATCATTTACCTAAGGCAGCTATTTTTAGCTTAGTTGATGCAGTCGAATACGAAAAAGGCAAAATCGTGAGCAAAACGCTCGTAAAGAACGAAAACGGCTCAATGTCATTACTTAGTTTTGACACAGACCAAGAGCTCTCAACTCACGCAGCTCCAGGCGATGCACTACTTATCGCACTTGATGGCGAGATGAAGCTAACTATTGGTGATGAACATTTTGATATCAAAAAAGGCGATACCATCGTGTTACCAGGCAAAATACCACACGGATTAAAGATAAAAGATAAATTTAAAATGCTCTTAATCGTCACTAAAGACAAAATGTAATACTAAGCCCTATTTTTAGGGCTTTTACATTTTATAAATCACGTTAAATTTACCCTTAATAACCTAAAAAGCAAAGTCATAATATAATCTCTCTTAAAATTTAAAGAAAAACTATGAAAAAAGAAAATCCCAAGCTATTTTTATTGCTATTTTTAGGCGCTCTCTCTGCCTTTGGACCATTTGTTACAGATCTTTATTTGCCAGCACTTCCGGCTATTACTGAGTGGTTTAAAACAAGTGTTACAGCTACGCAATTAACGATCACGACATCGATGGCAGGCTTAGCCATAGGTCAGCTCATAGTTGGCCCAATAAGTGATAAATTTGGCCGAAAACTGCCCCTTACCATCTCGCTCATCGTCTATACTATAAGCACTATTTTTATATTTTTTGCACAAAATATCCAGTTTTTTATCTTTATGAGAATTATTCAAGGGCTTGCAAGTGCCGGCAGTTTGGTTATTTCAAGGGCTGTTGTTAGTGATCTTTATAAGGGCCATGAAATGACTAAATTTTTTAGTCTTATGATGGTTGTAAATGGTCTTGCCCCGATACTTTCACCAATAGGCGGCAGTTTGCTGCTTAAATTTACCGACTGGCGTGGCATCTTTATGGCACTTACTATCATTGGTATTTTGCTTTTTATCGCAAATTTTTATTTCAAAGAGAGCTTAAGTCAGTCAAATCGCTTAAAAATGCCTTTGCTAGTGACTTATAGTGTTTTTGGCAAAATTTTAAGAAAGAAAAAATTTATGCTTTTCGTAAGCATTCAGACATTTGCAATGGGTGCGATGTTTGCTTATATAGCGTCATCTTCGTTTATCTTTCAAGAATTTTATTCTCTAAGTCCAGTAAGCTATAGCTTTTGCTTTGCTTCAAATGGTTTAGGGCTTGTTATAGGAGCAAGGCTTGCCAGTTTTTTAAATGAGAGAAAAGCGCTCAAAACTGGGCTTTTTGGCACCTTGTTTGCTAGCATTTTTATTGCTTTCATGCTTTGTTTTAAATTTGAAGTGATCGGCGTCATTATCGCATTTTTCTTATTACTTCTTTTTACAGGATTTGTCTTGCCAACCGCTTCATCGCTAGCCATGAATGAAGGCAGAGAATACGCAGGCTCAGCCTCAGCAATACTTGGATTTTGCCCATTTTTCTTAGGCGGTATCGTCTCTCCGCTAGTTGGGCTTGGTGATATATTTTATTCGACTTCTATTGTTATTTTAGCTTGCACATTACTTGCTTTAATATCTTTTTTAAGGTTAAAAAGGGTTGCGTAAAATTTATCTTATTTCAAACACAAAAACGGCTGATGAGAGCGTTGTAAATTTAAGTGTTAGCAAGATCGAGTTTTTGAAATTTGAACTAAATTTAAGTGACTATGACGTGCTGGTAGCTACTTCTAAAAATGCTTTTAATGCATTAAAATTTAATGGTATTTCGCCTATAAATTTGCCAGTCTTTGCCATCGCAAATAGTTGTGCGGCAGCCGCAAGAGAGTTTGGATTTAGTGAAATTTACACCGGAAATAATGCTCACGGAGACGACTTTGCAAGAGAAATTTTGCCACTTCTAAAAGGTAAAAAGGTTCTTTATCTAAAGGGTAAAGATAGTGCTTCAAATTTCTTAGAAATTTTGCAAAATGGCGGAGTAAATATAAAGGTGATTGTCGCCTATGAAAATGTCTTAAATCCTTGCAAAATGGAGCTAAAACCACCAAAAAATAGTATCTTGATCTTCGCTTCTCCGCTAAATGTCAAAAATTTTCTTAATAATTTTGGCTGGGATGAGAGCTATCAAGCGATAAGCATTGGAAAGGTCACTGCAAAAGAGCTAAAATTTACCGAGCCAATAGTAAGCCAAAGTCAAGATATAAACGCCTGTATCGCGCTTGCCAAAACATTACTTTAAGCAAAGAATTTATATAATTTTATTGCCTGAGTGAAGCGAGTCAGCATTTTACGGGGTCCAACACTTTTTTGTTAGCGAAAAGGTATGGGTACCTTGTGATGTGGCTTCGTTTGAGTCTGAAAAGGCGAGAAGTTGCAACCGTTTGGTATCCATCTATTTGCAAGATTGGCTTTGTTTATGGGCCACTCTTCTATGCGACGCCCACTCGGGTTTTTTAAATTTACGGAGATGAAATGAATATTCTCATAATAGGAAGTGGCGGCCGCGAATACGCCATTGCTCTAAAACTAAAAAACGAAAAAAATATAAATTTATACTTTGCACCTGGAAATGGTGCGACCTCACGCCTTGGCGAGAATTTAAATATAAAAGACTTTTATGAGCTTGCAAAATTTGCTAAACAAAATGATATTGCCCTAACTATCGTAGGCCCTGAAGCGCCTCTTAGCGAAGGCGTGGTAGATATCTTTAAAAAAGAGGGCTTGCTTATATTTGGACCAAGCAAGGCAGCTGCTAGACTTGAGGCTAGCAAGGCGTATATGAAGGACTTTTTAGCTAGAAATAACATAAAAACCGCAAGATATTTAAATACAGATGATAAAGAAAAAGCATTTAAATTTATCGATACTCTAAGCGTACCAATGGTCGTAAAGGCCGATGGACTTTGCGCTGGAAAAGGCGTAATAATCGCAAACTCTAAAGAGGAGGCCAAAGAGGCAGTTAGTGACATGCTAAGCGGAGCTAGCTTTGGTGATGCTGGTAAATTTGTGGTGGTTGAAGAGTTTTTAAACGGCTTTGAGCTGAGCTTTTTTGCTATTTGTGACGGCGAAAATTTTGTAAGTTTGCCAGTGGCACAAGATCATAAACGTCTGCTTGATAATGACGAAGGTCCAAATACTGGCGGTATGGGCGCTTATGCTCCAAGTCCGCTTGCTTCAAAAGAGCTGATAAAAAGAGTCGAAGAAGAGGTGGTAAAGCCTACACTAAAAGGGATGAAAAACGATGGCAGTCCGTTTTGTGGAGTCCTTTTTGTAGGACTTATGATCGTGAAAAATGAGCCTTATGTACTTGAGTTTAACGTAAGATTTGGCGATCCTGAATGCGAGGTCTTGATGCCGTTAATTGACGGAAATCTAAGCGAAATTTTACTAAATGCTGCAAAGGGCGAGCTAAAGCCTATTAGTTTAAAAGATGAATTTGCGGTTGGTGTCGTAATGGCTAGTAAGGACTATCCGTATAAAAGTAGCCCAAAAGCTAAAATTTCAGTTTTAAATGATGTAAAAGATGCTCACATCGCTTATGCTGGTGTTAGTGAGCAAGATGGAGAAATTTACGCAGATGGTGGCAGAGTATTAGTCTGTGTGGCCACTGCGCAGAGCATAAAAGAGGCACGTGATAGAGCTTATGAGCTTTGCGAAAATGTAAAATTTGACGGAGCGCACTATAGAAAAGATATTGCCTGGCAGGCATTAAAATGAGTATGCAGTTAGTTGAAAAACTTGAAAAAGAAGAAATTTCGCTAGCGCCATTTTCAAAAAGAGTGCTAGCTTACTCAATTGATGAATGTATCGTTTCTTTTTTGTTTTTGATCATTTACTGGGATGCCTTTTTGTCGGTTATGAGCTATGATGAAGCCAGAAATTTGACCTTAAATTTCTTTTGGCAAATAGTCGCACTAAAGATTATTTATCATGCATTTTTTGTTTGGTATTATGGCGCGAGTCTTGGACAAATGCTAACAAAGACGATGTGCATTAATGTAGAAATTTTAGATAGACCAAATTTTATTTCAAGCCTAGTAAGGGCGATTTTTAGGTTGGTTAGTGAAGCTTGTTTTTATCTTGGTTTTGCATGGGCATTTGCAAATCCAGCTAGGCAGACTTGGCAAGACAAAATAGCAAAAACAGTGGTGATAAATGCGTAAAATTTTATTTTTAGTTCCGGTTTGTATTTTAAATCTAAGTGCAGCTGTGCAAGATGTGCAGCTTTTGGCCGATGATGTAAAGCAAGATAAAGGCATCGTAACAGCAAACAAAAACGTCGTTGTATATTCACAAGATTACCTTGTGACAGCTGATTGTGCTGTGTATGATCAAAATAATTCGGTTATCGAGCTATTTGGTAACGTCAACATGATGAAAGGAAAGAGCGAAGTCTCTCGCTCAAACTATGCAAAGTTAAATTTAAAAAATAATGACACTGCTTTTGAATCGCTTTTTATGATGAATAAAGACATGGAAGTGTGGATGAGAAGCGATGAGAGCAGCTCTGACAGTGAGTACTATAGAGTAAAAAAGGCGATGGTTTCAAGCTGTAATGTCCAAGATCCTGACTGGAGTATCACCTCAAGCTCAGCTACGCTAAATAAACAAAGCAAATTTTTACATCTTTTTAACCCAGTCTTTCGTATAGCTAATGTGCCAGTTTTTTATTTGCCATATTTTGGTTTTTCAACAGATACCACAAGAAGAACAGGTCTTTTGCCACCTGAGCTTGGATACGGAAAATCTGAAGGTTTTTATTACAAACAGCCGATTTATTTTGCACCTTATAATGAGTGGGACTTCGAGCTTGATCCGCAGATAAGAACAAACAGAGGCGCTGGAATTTATGGTGCGTTTAGATTTACTGAGTCGCCTGATTCAAGGGGCGAAATCAGCTTTGGCTCATTTACTGATAAAAACAGCTACCAAGCCAAGCAAAAAGGAGAGACTTCAAATAAGGCCGAACTAAAAAATAAAACACATAAAGGCATTGGACTAAAATACGAAAGAGATAAGCTTATAAGATACCTTAGCGAAGCGGATTTGCAAGAGGGAATTTGGATAGATGCAACGAAGCTAAATGATATAGATTATTTAAATTTAAAGGGCAGAGATGATGATTATGATTCGCTTGTAACTTCTAAATTTAACTATTTCATCGCAAACGATGATCATTATTTTGGTGCTTATGCAAAATACTACATAGACACTGAAAAAATTGGCTCAAAAAATGAGAACAAAGACACGCTTCAAGAGCTTCCGTCGCTTCAGTATCATAAATTTACAGATGATATTGTCTTGCCAAATATCTTATATTCACTCGATCTTCAGTCACATAGATATGATAGAAAGATAGGAGTTAGAGCAACTCAGTATGAATTTGCACTTCCAGCTTCAGTGCATGTGCCACTGCTTGATGATAGTTTAACGTTTTCATTTTACGAGTACCTATACGCTTCAAGAATAAATTACGAGAATAAGATAAATTTATTTGATGATAAAAGAGAAGATAAGCATACAAATTTTGTAAATAATTACCACAAATTTACCATTCACACTGATCTTGCAAAAGCGTATGAAAGCTTTTATCACACTTTAAATTTTGGAGCTGAATACCTACTGCCAGGCTATAGAAAAGGAAATTTAGATGATGAGTTTATCTATGATAAAAATCTAAATGAGTATGAAAATTTCTTGACTCAAGGGCAGAGCAAGGAAGAAATTTCTGGTTATTTGACTCAGTATTTCTTTAACTCTAATGGTAGAAAGATTATAAAACATAGTATTTCTCAAGGATATTACACAAAAGAAGATGAATATTCGAATTTAAAAAATGCTATCTATCTATATCCATTTGAAAATTTAAGCCTTTATAATAAGCTTGAGTATTCACACAAGAGCAAAGAGCTTAAAAAGATACAAAGTGGATTTTCATACACAAATGATTTATTTTGGCTAAATATGCTTCACACCATGAAGAAAAATGATAGCAAAATAAAAAATAGTGCGACAAAAGATAGCTATTTTACAAGTGGTCTTGGAGTAAAATTACCTCATCAGTATAGTCTTATTGGCGGCTGGCAATATGATATTGAGCGAAGCTACACAAAAAGCTGGAGAGTTGGCGTGCTTCATCAAAGAAAATGCTGGAATTACGGGATAATTTATCAACAAGATGTCGAGCCAACAACGACAATAAACGGCTCAGCATCAACTAGAAAAAATGGTATTTATTTCACGATAAATTTCTATCCAATGGGTGGTTTGCACTATGACTTTTCGCAAAGCAGTACAAAATCGAGTGCCAACTAAATGATAACGGCTAAATTTAAGGATCAGTTAGAGGCAGCTAGCAAGCTAATTGAAATTTTGCCAAAAAAAGAACTCGTAGATAAAAAGACGATAGTTGTTTGTATGTCGCTTGAGTCAGTTATACTCACAGATGCAGTTTGTAGAAGTTTAAATTTAAGCTACGAGATGCTCTTTAGCGAGCCAATACCTGCCCCAAATAATAGCGAATGCGACGTTGCAATAGTTAGCGAGACAGAAGATATAGTATTAAATGATAAGCTTATAAAAGCTTTTAATATAAGCTATGACTATATTTACGGCGAAGCACATAGAAAATATGAAGAGAAAATTTTAAAAAATGTTTATAAATACCGAAAAGGAAATTTGATAGGAGAGCTAAAAGATAAAAATATTCTACTAATCGATGAGGGGTGTGAGACTGGTATGACGGCACTCATTTGCATAAAGACGTTGCTTGATGTGAAGGTAAAATCCATCTCATACGCAACGCCAGTGATTGCTACTGACGTCTTTATAAATTTAAATGATATGGTTGATGAAATTTACACGATAAACAAGATCGTTGATTTTATCGATGTGGATTCGTATTACGAGAAAAAGATCGAAGCTACGAGTGAGCGTATCATGTCAATATTAGAAGAGAGCCCTTATTATTTGCCGTTACAAAAACAACAAGGAGATAAAAATAATGCAATATAGTATAGAAGTCAATAATCAGGTTGAAATTTTTGACCTTAATAAAGTAGCAAAACAAGCTAGCGGAGCAGTGCTTTTAAGGGTAAAAAATACCGTCGTTTTAGCAACTGTTGCCAGAGAAGACACACAAGTTGAGGAGGATTTTTTACCTCTAACGGTGCAGTACATCGAAAAAGCTTACGCCGCTGGAAAAATTCCTGGCGGTTATGTTAAGCGCGAGACAAAGCCAGGCGACTTTGAAACGCTAACAGCTCGCATCATCGATAGATCTCTTAGACCGCTCTTTCCAAAAGGTTACGCATATCCAACTCAAATAGTTGTAATGGTGCTTTCAGCTGATCCTGAGGTTGATTTGCAAGTTGTTAGCCTAAATGCGGCTTCAGTTGCACTATATCTTAGCGACATCCCTGTAAATCGCCCAGTTTGTGGCGTGAGAGTTGGCTATATAGATGAAAAATTTGTGATCAATCCAAGCAACTCTGAGCTAAAACAAAGTGCGATAGATCTTTATGTAGCTGGTACAAAAGATGAGCTTTTGATGATCGAGATGAGAAGCTTGCCTCAGCAAACTACGCAGCTTATCCCGATGGTTGCGATCGAGCCGATGATAGATCCGAGCTTAAGTGATAGCATGGCTCAAAAACAGCTAATGAACGAATTTAGCGAAGATATGATGGTTGAAGCGATTGATTTTGCTGGTAAGGCGATATTAAGAGCTAGTAGTGCTTACGAAGAAGCTTTCAAAGAGCATAAAAAAGAGGACGCTACGCTTGAGCTAAAACCTGAGATAGAAAATGAAAATATAGCTATTTATATCGATAAATTTTATAAAGCTGAAGTCAAAAACGCGATCAATCAAATGGCAAAAAGCGAGCGAGCGAGCGAACTTAGCAAGATCGCTAAACAAATTTCAAGCGATGAGGTAGCTCAAAAAGAGGGCTGGGACGAGGCTGTCATCACAAATGTCCTTGGCAAATATAAAAAGAAAATCGTTAGAGAGCAGATAATAAATGAAGGTGTAAGAGCCGATGGACGTGGGCTTGAAGAGGTTAGACCTATTAGTATCGAAACAAACGTGCTTCCAAATGCACATGGCTCATGCCTCTTTACAAGAGGACAGACACAAGCCCTAGTTGTCACTACTCTTGGCACTGACAGTGACGCTCAAATGTATGACATCCTCACTGAAAAAGTACCTTTTGTAGAAAAATTTATGTTTAACTACAACTTCCCAGGCTTTAGCGTAGGTGAGGCAAGCCCACTAAAAGCTCCTGGTAGACGTGAGCTTGGACATGGAAATTTAGCCAAACGTGCCCTTACACCAAGTATCGATCTAGCTTCGCCATACACAATAAGAGTCGTTTCAGAAATTTTAGAGAGTAACGGCTCAAGCTCTATGGCTAGCGTTTGCGGTGGCTCGCTTGCACTTAGAGCAGCTGGCATAAATACTTTAAAACTTGTCGCAGGTGTCGCTATGGGATTAATATTTGAAGGCGATAAACACGCAGTGCTAACAGATATCATGGGGCTTGAAGATCACGATGGCGATATGGACTTTAAAGTAGCAGGTACAAGCGATGGTATCACGGCACTTCAGATGGATATTAAACTTGGTGGCATTAGTTTAGAAGTGTTAAAAGAGGCACTTTATCAAGCAAAACGTGGTAGAGAGCATATCTTATCTTTGATGGCAGAAGCGGATAAAAATATAAAAATAAATGAAGATGTGCTTCCAAAGCTTGAACTATTTAGTGTTGATCCAAGCAAGATCGTAGACATCATCGGACAAGCTGGAAAAACCATAAAAGAGATCATTGAGAAATTTGAGGTTTCAATCGATCTTGATAGAGAAAAAGGTGAAGTTAAAATCGCAGGTGGTGCAAAGAAAAATGTCGATGCTGCAAAAGATTACATCATCTCTATCACTTCAAAAGACAATGGACGTTCATTTGGCAAAAAGCCGTTTAAACACGACAAAGAGCGTTCAAAACCAAATTTTAATATCGGTGATGAGTTTTTGGGAACTGTAAAGAGTGTGGTTGATTTTGGTGTATTTATCGAGCTAAAAGATGGCATTGATGGCTTGCTTCACATCTCAAAGATAAAAACCCCATTAAACGTAGGTGATCAGGTCAAAGTATGTGTGAGTGAGCAAAAAGGAAATAAAATTTCGCTCTCTTTAGTTGAATAAATTTTAAAGGATAGATGATGAAATACAAAAAGTTGCTTTTTCCAATAGGAGCTGGAGACGATATCGAGCCAAGAATTTATGGTGCCCTAAAGGTTGCTCAGTGGTTTAACACACATATGGAAATTATGACTTGTCAGCTTGACCCAAGCGTAGTTTATAATATGAAAATGACGCTTCGTGGAGGAGTGCTTTTTGAAGAATTTCTAAAATCAGCTAAATCTGAACTAGCTGTCGAGCATGAAGAGAATGAGAAAATTTTCAATAAAATTTGTGCTGAGCTTGG
This genomic window contains:
- a CDS encoding polyribonucleotide nucleotidyltransferase; this translates as MQYSIEVNNQVEIFDLNKVAKQASGAVLLRVKNTVVLATVAREDTQVEEDFLPLTVQYIEKAYAAGKIPGGYVKRETKPGDFETLTARIIDRSLRPLFPKGYAYPTQIVVMVLSADPEVDLQVVSLNAASVALYLSDIPVNRPVCGVRVGYIDEKFVINPSNSELKQSAIDLYVAGTKDELLMIEMRSLPQQTTQLIPMVAIEPMIDPSLSDSMAQKQLMNEFSEDMMVEAIDFAGKAILRASSAYEEAFKEHKKEDATLELKPEIENENIAIYIDKFYKAEVKNAINQMAKSERASELSKIAKQISSDEVAQKEGWDEAVITNVLGKYKKKIVREQIINEGVRADGRGLEEVRPISIETNVLPNAHGSCLFTRGQTQALVVTTLGTDSDAQMYDILTEKVPFVEKFMFNYNFPGFSVGEASPLKAPGRRELGHGNLAKRALTPSIDLASPYTIRVVSEILESNGSSSMASVCGGSLALRAAGINTLKLVAGVAMGLIFEGDKHAVLTDIMGLEDHDGDMDFKVAGTSDGITALQMDIKLGGISLEVLKEALYQAKRGREHILSLMAEADKNIKINEDVLPKLELFSVDPSKIVDIIGQAGKTIKEIIEKFEVSIDLDREKGEVKIAGGAKKNVDAAKDYIISITSKDNGRSFGKKPFKHDKERSKPNFNIGDEFLGTVKSVVDFGVFIELKDGIDGLLHISKIKTPLNVGDQVKVCVSEQKGNKISLSLVE